In the Oncorhynchus nerka isolate Pitt River linkage group LG2, Oner_Uvic_2.0, whole genome shotgun sequence genome, one interval contains:
- the LOC115129657 gene encoding transcription factor 15-like — protein MKSTGSEQSATPDGFPSDLDELDSGSEESSDNKSTGGGCSPQGGCREGARQRERGCSRRLPGVSKQRQAANARERDRTHSVNTAFTALRTLIPTEPADRKLSKIETLRLASSYISHLANVLLLGEECLDGQPCLRYHSILQSSTNINSPPLRPICTFCLSNQRKTLRDGEKHTAI, from the exons ATGAAGTCCACAGGGAGCGAACAGAGTGCCACGCCGGACGGTTTCCCCTCCGACCTGGACGAGCTGGATAGTGGAAGCGAGGAGAGCTCCGACAACAAGTCGACGGGCGGCGGCTGTAGCCCCCAGGGAGGGTGCCGGGAGGGagccaggcagagggagagggggtgcagCAGGCGTCTGCCGGGCGTTAGCAAACAGAGACAGGCAGCCAACGCGCGGGAACGGGACAGGACCCACAGCGTGAACACGGCCTTCACCGCGCTGCGCACCCTCATCCCCACAGAACCGGCTGACAGGAAACTGTCCAAGATCGAGACGCTGCGCCTGGCGTCCAGCTACATCTCCCACCTTGCCAACGTGCTGCTGCTGGGGGAAGAGTGTTTGGACGGACAGCCCTGTCTCAGGTACCACAGCATCCTGCAGAGCAGCACCAACATCAACAGCCCCCCGCTCAGGCCCATATGCACTTTCTGTCTCAGTAACCAGAGGAAAACG CTCAGAGATGGAGAAAAGCACACAGCCATCTGA